The sequence TATGACTATATTTCGCTAATATTTTTATAGAGAAGAAATTATTTTTTGATTTTTTGTTTTCAGAACAATTAAATTAAATTGATAAAAAATTTTTTATTTTTTTTGCAAAAAATTTGATTGCAAAAATCAAAATCTAACACAACATTCGGAAATACTGTCGTGAGCAATAAGTTTAAAAATAAAAATTGATTTGATATCATGAAAAAATTTGTTGTTATTGTGATTGTCTGTTTGCTGATTTTTCCAATAATTGAAGGAAGAAAAGAGAGAAGCATTGAAAAAGGAAATGAAATAACATTCTCTGAGTTTAAAATTTATCTCAGCAATTATCCAGGAGGAAAAACTATTATAGAAAAATTGCAGGAGTATGGGCTCAATGAAAATAGTACAGGAGCAATAAAGCTTTTTTGTCTGATGATAACAAAGGGACATGGATATGCATTCCCGCCGAGCTATCAGTTTGCAGTTCTTTCATCAATAATCAGTATATGGTATTACACAGATGGCTATACCCACCTTTACACTCTTGCTGGGGAAGAAATTTATAATTTCAGCCAGATAGGTGTTGCTTTAATCTGGCCAATCGGCTTTTTCATCTCGCCGAGTTTAACAAAACAGCCGGGCGATATAATCGGCGCCGGCTCCGCAATAGTTGTTGTTATATTCCAAGTTTGAAACCAAAACCCTTTACCGTTGGCAAACCCTGATTTTTCCATTCAACAATTCCGCCGAGCATATTGTATATTTTCCCTTCAAAACCCACTTCTTCAAGCATTTTTCCCGCTATATAGCTTCTATTTCCACTTCTGCAGTATAATATTATTTCCTTTCCTTTAAAAATGGTTTTGAAAATATTCAGCAGATAGGGGCTTTCCATCCACTGCAGTGTAAATAGTAAAGGTTTATCGTAGATATGGGGAGTTGCTATCCTCTCACTGAAGTATTCATTGAAATATCTTACATCTACGGGATGCTGTATTCCATCTTCATCGCTATTGAGCATATCCCATGCTTGGCTGACAGTGATGTTAAAAATTTCAACTTTTCCGCTGGCATCTATTTTTTCGCTTTTTGTTTCATTTATATGAAAGTTTGCCAATATAAGAAATGCAACTAATATAGCTAACTTCTTCATGGTATTAAACAAAAAAGAATATAAAATTTTTCTGCAATATTCTTCGGGATATTTTTCATTGTTCTGCTGGATCAATTTTGCTAACCGTAAGCAATATAAAAAAAAAAACAGGATTACATATTGGTGATAAAAATGAAAGGAAAAATTGTTAGCTTATTAATAGCGATTTTATTGGCAATACCATTTATAAAAGGACAAAATGCTCAATATGAAAGCAGTGAGAATAGCGAACCATCTCTTGCAGAAGATATAGAAAATTTTACCTCGTCTAACCGTAGTTATCCAAAGACTCATGGAGACATAATATTTGAGACATGGGGGTATTATTCCGCTTTTAGCTGGCAAAGTAGACCATACTGCATTGTATATAGGGAATGGAAAAATTGTTGAAGCAGATCCCCATATGGAAAATTGGAGCAAAGTAGAAAACATTACATACAAACTTATGGCTTATATCTATTTTATAAATAATAAAACTCTTCCTCCAACTCTTCAAGAATTTGTTTATAGAATTCATAATGAATCATATAAGGGAAACACTAAATATGGAAATGTAGAAGAAGATGGTTTTGGAGATGTTTTTAAAGCAACTTTTTATTGCTATGGTGAAGTATGGAGAAATGGCGAACCAGCGTATAATACTACTAGAGACAAGGCAGTAGAATGGGCACAAAATAGATCAGTTGCTCAATGGCCATTAGTTAGAGATGGATTTGTTATTCCAAATAATACAAGACCATTTGATTATGTTTCTCCATGGATAGTAGATAGGAAGCAGTGCGATGAATTTACAGTAGAACAAGTTATGGCTGATTTATCTCTTGCAAAAACGCTTGACTATGGATACGGATGCAGTGAGTTAGTATGGGCAGCATGGTACCATGCAACAGATAAGGATATAGATCTCGATAATGATCCTACAACAGGATTTGTATGGCCATGGGAAATATATAATAGCCCCTATGTTAAAATTTATTATAACAGCACTGATAAGAGCACCAGCACCAATCTTAATCCTGATTTATCCAAGCCATTTGAACCAGTAAATCTAAAGATAATTTATTCAAGCCAAACAGTTTATGCATATAATGTGACCAGCATAGAAAAAATAAATGAAGGATACTACTTCAAAACATCAAATAATGAAACATACCCAATAGATGGCCTAATAGATTTAGAATTGCAGCAAAAATTTATAAATAAAATATGAATAGAAAAAACATGAAAAAAATATTAATTGCTTCAATTGCTTTAATTCTTCCATCAGTTATTTTATCTTCTTCTCTAAATATCAAGAATATAAACGATGATGAATGGAATGTAAAATTTGAATTACC is a genomic window of Thermoplasmatales archaeon containing:
- a CDS encoding rhodanese-like domain-containing protein; the protein is MKKLAILVAFLILANFHINETKSEKIDASGKVEIFNITVSQAWDMLNSDEDGIQHPVDVRYFNEYFSERIATPHIYDKPLLFTLQWMESPYLLNIFKTIFKGKEIILYCRSGNRSYIAGKMLEEVGFEGKIYNMLGGIVEWKNQGLPTVKGFGFKLGI